Proteins encoded within one genomic window of Bos indicus x Bos taurus breed Angus x Brahman F1 hybrid chromosome 18, Bos_hybrid_MaternalHap_v2.0, whole genome shotgun sequence:
- the LRP3 gene encoding low-density lipoprotein receptor-related protein 3 isoform X1: MEKRAAAGPEGAPGARAQLAVVCLVNIVLTGRFSSAVPALGEASASQPPLLTAACSGQLERHTARRGVIYSPAWPLNYPPGTNCSWYIQGDRGDMITISFRNFDVEESHQCSLDWLMLGPAAPPRQEAFRLCGSAIPPAFISARDHVWIFFHSDTSSSGQAQGFRLSYIRGKLGQASCQADEFRCDNGKCLPGPWQCNTVDECGDGSDEGNCSAPASEPPGSLCPGGTFPCSGARSTRCLPAERRCDGTQDCGDGSDEAGCPDLACGRRLGSFYGSFASPDLFGAARGPSDLHCTWLVDTQDPRRVLLQLELRLGYDDYVQVYEGLGERGDRLLQTLSYRSNHRPVSLEAAQGRLTVAYHARARSAGHGFNATYQVKGYCLPWEQPCGSSREGDAEDPGEQGCFSEPQRCDGWWHCASGRDEQGCPACPPDQYPCEGGSGLCYTPADRCNNQKSCPDGADEKNCFSCQPGTFHCGTNLCIFETWRCDGQEDCQDGSDEHGCLAAVPRKVITAALIGSLVCGLLLVIALGCAFKLYSLRTQEYRAFETQMTRLEAEFVRREAPPSYGQLIAQGLIPPVEDFPVYSASQASVLQNLRTAMRRQMRRHASRRGPSRRRLGRLWNRLFHRPRAPRGQIPLLTAARTSQTVLGDGLLQPAPGAARDPPAPLTDTSSPGAAGEGSPGAPSHASEVGPPVPPPSGLRDPLESRPADKDRKAGRDPLVDSPAPVDVPQESCSGQDPHPPALTAGSTLGPHPSEPLGVCRSPPPPCSPTLEASDDEALLVC, translated from the exons ATGGAGAAGCGGGCGGCCGCGGGGCCGGAGGGGGCGCCGGGCGCCCGGGCGCAGCTCGCTGTCGTCTGCCTGG TGAACATTGTTCTCACTGGGCGGTTCAGCAGCGCCGTTCCTGCCTTAG GTGAAGCCAGCGCCTCTCAGCCTCCTCTCCTGACAGCCGCGTGCAGCGGGCAGCTGGAGCGGCACACTGCGCGCCGCGGCGTCATCTAcagcccagcctggcccctcAACTACCCGCCGGGCACCAACTGCAGCTGGTACATACAGGGCGACCGCGGGGACATGATCACCATCAG CTTCCGAAACTTTGACGTGGAGGAGTCCCACCAGTGCTCCCTGGACTGGCTCATGCTGGGCCCCGCAGCCCCGCCCCGCCAGGAGGCCTTCCGGCTCTGTGGATCTGCCATCCCGCCCGCCTTCATCTCTGCCCGGGACCACGTCTGGATCTTCTTCCACTCCGACACCTCCAGTTCTGGCCAGGCCCAGGGCTTCCGTCTCTCCTACATCCGAG GGAAGCTGGGCCAGGCATCCTGCCAGGCTGACGAGTTCCGCTGTGACAACGGCAAGTGCCTGCCGGGCCCTTGGCAGTGCAACACCGTGGACGAGTGTGGCGATGGCTCGGATGAGGGCAACTGCTCGGCGCCCGCCTCAGAGCCGCCAGGCAGCCTGTGCCCCGGGGGCACCTTCCCCTGCAGCGGGGCGCGCTCCACGCGCTGCCTGCCCGCCGAGCGGCGCTGCGACGGCACTCAGGACTGCGGCGACGGCTCCGACGAGGCCGGCTGCCCCGACCTGGCCTGTGGCCGGCGGCTGGGCAGCTTCTACGGCTCCTTCGCCTCCCCAGACCTGTTCGGCGCGGCCCGCGGGCCCTCGGACCTTCACTGCACGTGGCTGGTGGACACGCAGGACCCGCGCCGCGTGCTGCTGCAGCTGGAGCTGCGGCTGGGCTATGACGACTACGTGCAGGTGTACGAGGGCCTGGGCGAGCGCGGGGACCGCCTGCTGCAGACGCTCTCCTACCGCAGCAACCACCGGCCCGTGAGCCTCGAGGCCGCCCAAGGCCGCCTCACCGTGGCCTACCACGCCCGCGCCCGCAGCGCCGGCCACGGCTTCAATGCCACCTACCAGGTGAAGGGCTACTGCCTCCCGTGGGAGCAGCCGTGCGGGAGCAGCCGCGAGGGCGACGCGGAGGACCCGGGCGAGCAAGGCTGCTTCTCGGAGCCGCAGCGCTGTGACGGCTGGTGGCACTGTGCCAGCGGCCGAGACGAGCAGGGCTGCCCTGCCTGTCCCCCGGACCAATACCCCTGCGAGGGGGGCAGCGGCCTGTGCTATACGCCCGCCGACCGCTGCAACAACCAGAAGAGCTGCCCCGACGGTGCGGACGAGAAGAACTGCTTCTCCTGCCAGCCGGGCACCTTCCACTGCGGCACCAACCTGTGCATCTTCGAGACGTGGCGCTGTGACGGTCAGGAGGACTGCCAGGACGGCAGCGATGAGCACGGCTGCCTGGCGGCCGTGCCCCGAAAGGTCATCACCGCTGCGCTCATCGGCAGCCTGGTCTGCGGGCTGCTGCTCGTCATCGCCCTGGGCTGTGCCTTCAAGCTCTACTCCCTGCGCACGCAGGAGTACAG GGCCTTTGAGACCCAGATGACACGCCTGGAGGCTGAGTTTGTGCGGCGGGAGGCACCCCCGTCCTACGGGCAGCTCATCGCACAGGGCCTCATTCCACCCGTCGAGGACTTTCCTGTCTACAGTGCATCCCAG GCCTCGGTGCTACAGAACCTGCGCACGGCCATGCGGCGACAGATGCGCAGACACGCCTCCCGCCGCGGGCCCTCCCGCCGCCGCCTAGGCCGCCTCTGGAACCGGCTGTTTCACCGGCCGCGGGCACCGCGCGGGCAGATCCCGCTGCTGACGGCCGCGCGCACCTCCCAGACGGTGCTGGGTGACGGGCTCCTCCAGCCGGCACCGGGGGCTGCCCGGGACCCCCCGGCACCCCTAACGGACACAAGCAGCCCGGGGGCAGCAGGGGAGGGGTCCCCCGGCGCCCCCAGCCACGCCTCGGAGGTGGGACCTCCTGTGCCGCCCCCCTCCGGTCTGCGGGACCCCTTGGAGTCCAGGCCGGCTGACAAGGACAGAAAGGCTGGCAGGGACCCTCTGGTGGACAGCCCAGCCCCTGTGGACGTGCCTCAGGAGTCCTGCTCGGGCCAGGACCCTCACCCCCCGGCCCTCACTGCCGGTAGCACCCTCGGCCCCCACCCATCAGAGCCACTGGGTGTCTGCAGGAGCCCCCCGCCACCCTGCTCCCCAACGTTGGAGGCCAGTGACGACGAGGCCCTGCTGGTCTGCTGA
- the LRP3 gene encoding low-density lipoprotein receptor-related protein 3 isoform X2 — MEKRAAAGPEGAPGARAQLAVVCLVNIVLTGRFSSAVPALGEASASQPPLLTAACSGQLERHTARRGVIYSPAWPLNYPPGTNCSWYIQGDRGDMITISFRNFDVEESHQCSLDWLMLGPAAPPRQEAFRLCGSAIPPAFISARDHVWIFFHSDTSSSGQAQGFRLSYIRGKLGQASCQADEFRCDNGKCLPGPWQCNTVDECGDGSDEGNCSAPASEPPGSLCPGGTFPCSGARSTRCLPAERRCDGTQDCGDGSDEAGCPDLACGRRLGSFYGSFASPDLFGAARGPSDLHCTWLVDTQDPRRVLLQLELRLGYDDYVQVYEGLGERGDRLLQTLSYRSNHRPVSLEAAQGRLTVAYHARARSAGHGFNATYQVKGYCLPWEQPCGSSREGDAEDPGEQGCFSEPQRCDGWWHCASGRDEQGCPACPPDQYPCEGGSGLCYTPADRCNNQKSCPDGADEKNCFSCQPGTFHCGTNLCIFETWRCDGQEDCQDGSDEHGCLAAVPRKVITAALIGSLVCGLLLVIALGCAFKLYSLRTQEYRAFETQMTRLEAEFVRREAPPSYGQLIAQGLIPPVEDFPVYSASQPPPHPPGLGATEPAHGHAATDAQTRLPPRALPPPPRPPLEPAVSPAAGTARADPAADGRAHLPDGAG, encoded by the exons ATGGAGAAGCGGGCGGCCGCGGGGCCGGAGGGGGCGCCGGGCGCCCGGGCGCAGCTCGCTGTCGTCTGCCTGG TGAACATTGTTCTCACTGGGCGGTTCAGCAGCGCCGTTCCTGCCTTAG GTGAAGCCAGCGCCTCTCAGCCTCCTCTCCTGACAGCCGCGTGCAGCGGGCAGCTGGAGCGGCACACTGCGCGCCGCGGCGTCATCTAcagcccagcctggcccctcAACTACCCGCCGGGCACCAACTGCAGCTGGTACATACAGGGCGACCGCGGGGACATGATCACCATCAG CTTCCGAAACTTTGACGTGGAGGAGTCCCACCAGTGCTCCCTGGACTGGCTCATGCTGGGCCCCGCAGCCCCGCCCCGCCAGGAGGCCTTCCGGCTCTGTGGATCTGCCATCCCGCCCGCCTTCATCTCTGCCCGGGACCACGTCTGGATCTTCTTCCACTCCGACACCTCCAGTTCTGGCCAGGCCCAGGGCTTCCGTCTCTCCTACATCCGAG GGAAGCTGGGCCAGGCATCCTGCCAGGCTGACGAGTTCCGCTGTGACAACGGCAAGTGCCTGCCGGGCCCTTGGCAGTGCAACACCGTGGACGAGTGTGGCGATGGCTCGGATGAGGGCAACTGCTCGGCGCCCGCCTCAGAGCCGCCAGGCAGCCTGTGCCCCGGGGGCACCTTCCCCTGCAGCGGGGCGCGCTCCACGCGCTGCCTGCCCGCCGAGCGGCGCTGCGACGGCACTCAGGACTGCGGCGACGGCTCCGACGAGGCCGGCTGCCCCGACCTGGCCTGTGGCCGGCGGCTGGGCAGCTTCTACGGCTCCTTCGCCTCCCCAGACCTGTTCGGCGCGGCCCGCGGGCCCTCGGACCTTCACTGCACGTGGCTGGTGGACACGCAGGACCCGCGCCGCGTGCTGCTGCAGCTGGAGCTGCGGCTGGGCTATGACGACTACGTGCAGGTGTACGAGGGCCTGGGCGAGCGCGGGGACCGCCTGCTGCAGACGCTCTCCTACCGCAGCAACCACCGGCCCGTGAGCCTCGAGGCCGCCCAAGGCCGCCTCACCGTGGCCTACCACGCCCGCGCCCGCAGCGCCGGCCACGGCTTCAATGCCACCTACCAGGTGAAGGGCTACTGCCTCCCGTGGGAGCAGCCGTGCGGGAGCAGCCGCGAGGGCGACGCGGAGGACCCGGGCGAGCAAGGCTGCTTCTCGGAGCCGCAGCGCTGTGACGGCTGGTGGCACTGTGCCAGCGGCCGAGACGAGCAGGGCTGCCCTGCCTGTCCCCCGGACCAATACCCCTGCGAGGGGGGCAGCGGCCTGTGCTATACGCCCGCCGACCGCTGCAACAACCAGAAGAGCTGCCCCGACGGTGCGGACGAGAAGAACTGCTTCTCCTGCCAGCCGGGCACCTTCCACTGCGGCACCAACCTGTGCATCTTCGAGACGTGGCGCTGTGACGGTCAGGAGGACTGCCAGGACGGCAGCGATGAGCACGGCTGCCTGGCGGCCGTGCCCCGAAAGGTCATCACCGCTGCGCTCATCGGCAGCCTGGTCTGCGGGCTGCTGCTCGTCATCGCCCTGGGCTGTGCCTTCAAGCTCTACTCCCTGCGCACGCAGGAGTACAG GGCCTTTGAGACCCAGATGACACGCCTGGAGGCTGAGTTTGTGCGGCGGGAGGCACCCCCGTCCTACGGGCAGCTCATCGCACAGGGCCTCATTCCACCCGTCGAGGACTTTCCTGTCTACAGTGCATCCCAG CCGCCGCCCCACCCTCCAGGCCTCGGTGCTACAGAACCTGCGCACGGCCATGCGGCGACAGATGCGCAGACACGCCTCCCGCCGCGGGCCCTCCCGCCGCCGCCTAGGCCGCCTCTGGAACCGGCTGTTTCACCGGCCGCGGGCACCGCGCGGGCAGATCCCGCTGCTGACGGCCGCGCGCACCTCCCAGACGGTGCTGGGTGA